One part of the Streptomyces sp. NBC_00286 genome encodes these proteins:
- the cobF gene encoding precorrin-6A synthase (deacetylating) codes for MRKIHVIGIGAGDPDQLTLQAVKALRSTDVFFILDKGEVKSDLVQLRRDILDAHIPEGTYRLVEARDPERDRAAGGAGYSPAVGDWRRARADIYERLIAEELGEEESGAFLVWGDPALYDSTLGILEEILERGAVAFDYDVVPGISSVSALVARHRTGLNRVAGPVQITTGRRLAEGFPEGVDDVVVMLDAHQAFQRYADQDIDIYWGAYIGTPDEILASGPLADTAPRIAELRAEARERKGWIMDTYLLRRRARG; via the coding sequence GTGCGAAAGATTCATGTCATCGGCATTGGGGCGGGCGACCCCGACCAGTTGACCCTTCAGGCGGTCAAGGCCCTGCGGAGCACGGACGTGTTCTTCATTCTGGACAAGGGCGAGGTGAAGTCGGACCTCGTCCAGTTGCGCCGTGACATTCTCGACGCGCACATACCGGAGGGGACGTACCGGCTGGTGGAGGCCCGTGATCCGGAGCGGGACCGGGCCGCCGGGGGTGCGGGCTACTCCCCCGCCGTGGGGGACTGGCGCCGGGCTCGCGCCGACATCTACGAGCGGTTGATCGCCGAGGAGTTGGGCGAGGAGGAGAGCGGGGCGTTCCTGGTGTGGGGTGATCCCGCGTTGTACGACAGCACACTTGGGATCCTGGAGGAGATCCTCGAGCGTGGCGCGGTGGCCTTCGACTACGACGTCGTACCCGGCATCAGCAGCGTCTCCGCGCTGGTCGCCCGCCATCGCACGGGCCTCAATCGTGTCGCCGGACCGGTTCAGATCACGACGGGCCGACGCCTTGCGGAAGGGTTCCCCGAGGGCGTCGACGACGTCGTCGTCATGCTCGACGCCCACCAGGCCTTCCAGCGGTACGCCGACCAGGACATCGACATCTACTGGGGCGCGTACATAGGCACGCCGGACGAGATCCTCGCTTCGGGCCCGCTCGCTGATACGGCGCCTCGCATCGCCGAGCTCCGCGCGGAGGCTCGTGAGCGGAAGGGCTGGATCATGGATACGTATTTGCTGCGCAGGCGGGCGCGGGGGTAG
- a CDS encoding cobalt-precorrin-6A reductase — MSPHARADTPASAHAHAHVLVLGGTAEARELAAALTARPGIRVTTSLAGRVSRPGALDGDVRVGGFGGAEGLARWLRSERVDTLVDATHPFAAGITANAVRAARAAGVPAIVLRRPGWQAGPGDRWHSTTSLTEAADLLPSLGRRVFLTTGRLGLATFAPLSELHFLLRSVDPPEPPLPPHTEVLLARGPFTVEDETTLLREHAIEVLVTKDSGGAATSAKLTAARTLGVPVVVVRRPPLPEGVTPVADVSEVLAWLDGGLWGTGL; from the coding sequence ATGTCCCCGCATGCCCGTGCCGATACCCCTGCCTCTGCCCATGCCCATGCGCATGTCCTGGTCCTGGGCGGCACGGCCGAGGCCCGCGAACTCGCCGCGGCCCTCACCGCCCGGCCTGGCATACGCGTGACCACCTCGCTTGCGGGCAGGGTGTCGCGGCCGGGGGCGCTCGACGGGGACGTACGCGTCGGGGGATTCGGCGGGGCGGAAGGGCTCGCCCGGTGGCTGCGCTCGGAACGCGTGGACACACTCGTCGACGCCACGCACCCCTTCGCCGCGGGCATCACGGCGAACGCCGTGCGGGCCGCGAGGGCTGCGGGCGTCCCGGCCATAGTCCTGCGCCGCCCCGGCTGGCAGGCAGGGCCAGGCGACCGCTGGCACTCGACGACCTCCCTCACCGAAGCCGCCGATCTTCTCCCGTCGCTGGGCCGCCGAGTCTTCCTCACAACGGGCCGCCTTGGCCTGGCGACCTTCGCCCCCCTCTCCGAACTCCACTTCCTTCTACGCTCGGTGGATCCCCCCGAGCCACCTCTGCCGCCCCACACAGAAGTCCTGCTGGCCCGAGGCCCGTTCACGGTGGAGGACGAGACGACACTCCTGCGCGAGCACGCCATCGAAGTCCTGGTGACAAAGGACAGCGGCGGCGCAGCGACATCGGCCAAACTGACGGCCGCCCGCACCCTTGGCGTCCCGGTCGTGGTGGTACGGCGCCCACCGCTGCCGGAGGGAGTGACGCCGGTCGCCGATGTCTCCGAGGTACTGGCTTGGTTGGACGGCGGCCTTTGGGGGACGGGGCTCTGA